A single genomic interval of Blattabacterium sp. (Nauphoeta cinerea) harbors:
- the rpsR gene encoding 30S ribosomal protein S18, producing MTLEEPHKHTKQGEDNELRYLSPIKIETKVEKKYCFFEQRNIKYIDYKDPTFLIKFLNAQGKILPRRITGTLQKNQNKLNAAIKRCRQIGLLPFVTDDLR from the coding sequence ATGACATTAGAAGAACCCCATAAACATACAAAACAAGGAGAAGATAATGAATTAAGATATTTATCTCCTATTAAAATAGAAACTAAAGTAGAAAAAAAATATTGTTTCTTTGAACAAAGAAATATTAAATATATAGATTATAAAGATCCTACTTTTTTAATAAAATTTTTGAATGCGCAAGGAAAAATTTTACCACGTCGTATTACAGGCACTTTACAAAAAAATCAAAATAAATTAAATGCGGCTATTAAAAGATGCAGACAGATTGGTCTATTACCTTTTGTTACAGACGATTTAAGATAA
- a CDS encoding pyridoxal phosphate-dependent aminotransferase, whose protein sequence is MIVSAKRTSQISEYFFSEKMKKIHSLEKKGIKIINLGIGNPDLLPPYGVVHKMKKASELKHANTYQSYIGIEPLRNAISNWYRKVYQVDVNPNHEILPLMGSKEGIMHISMSYLDQGDEVLIPDPGYPTYSSISKLLEAKIIYYDLYEDENWIPKLENLSGTKAKMMWINYPHMPTGATISFEELEEIVLFAKKNRVLLIYDNPYSFILNKKRPLSIFNVKGAKDIALELNSLSKSHNMPGWRIGMIIGKKEFIHNILKIKSQMDSGMYYPIQIGAIEAMKHDSKWFEKLNIEYFQRRKIIWEICDYLHLKYAKENSGIFVWAKITDADKNDRIWSEKFFQTYHIFVTPGRVFGRNGRGYIRFSMCCPVKILEQAKNRIFS, encoded by the coding sequence ATGATTGTATCAGCCAAAAGAACGTCTCAAATATCGGAATATTTTTTTTCAGAAAAAATGAAGAAAATTCATAGTCTTGAAAAAAAGGGGATAAAAATCATTAATTTGGGAATTGGAAATCCTGATCTTCTTCCCCCATATGGGGTAGTACATAAAATGAAAAAAGCATCAGAATTAAAGCATGCTAATACTTATCAAAGCTATATTGGAATTGAACCTCTAAGAAATGCCATTTCTAATTGGTATAGAAAAGTATATCAAGTTGATGTTAATCCTAACCATGAAATTTTGCCATTAATGGGTTCTAAGGAAGGAATTATGCATATAAGCATGTCTTATTTAGATCAAGGTGATGAGGTATTAATTCCGGATCCTGGATATCCTACTTATTCCTCTATATCAAAACTTTTGGAAGCAAAAATTATTTATTATGATCTTTATGAGGATGAAAATTGGATTCCAAAATTGGAAAATCTGTCTGGAACAAAAGCAAAGATGATGTGGATTAATTATCCTCACATGCCTACAGGGGCTACAATTTCTTTTGAAGAATTAGAAGAAATTGTTCTATTTGCAAAAAAAAATCGTGTATTGCTTATTTATGACAACCCTTATAGTTTTATCTTAAATAAAAAACGTCCTTTAAGTATTTTTAACGTAAAAGGGGCCAAAGATATAGCTTTGGAATTAAATTCTTTAAGTAAAAGTCATAATATGCCTGGTTGGCGTATCGGAATGATAATAGGAAAAAAAGAATTTATTCATAATATATTGAAAATAAAAAGTCAAATGGATTCTGGTATGTATTATCCAATTCAAATTGGAGCCATAGAAGCCATGAAACATGATTCAAAATGGTTTGAAAAACTTAATATAGAATATTTTCAAAGAAGAAAAATCATATGGGAGATATGTGATTATTTACATTTAAAATATGCCAAAGAAAATTCTGGAATATTTGTTTGGGCAAAAATCACTGATGCAGATAAAAATGATCGTATATGGTCAGAAAAATTTTTCCAAACTTATCACATATTTGTCACACCTGGTAGAGTATTTGGTCGTAATGGAAGAGGATATATAAGGTTTTCTATGTGTTGTCCAGTAAAAATTTTGGAACAGGCAAAAAATAGAATTTTTTCATGA
- the rpsF gene encoding 30S ribosomal protein S6 gives MLKHYENIIIITPILSDDQAKETAKEYENYIMQKKGKMIHQEHWGLKKFAYPIQKKQSGCYHLFEFLFNSDLVSDLELKLRQDERVLRFLTIKLNKYGIEYAERRRKKFLKKDEEL, from the coding sequence ATGCTTAAACATTATGAAAATATTATAATCATAACTCCTATATTATCTGATGATCAAGCAAAAGAAACAGCAAAAGAATACGAAAATTATATCATGCAAAAAAAAGGAAAAATGATTCATCAGGAACATTGGGGATTAAAAAAATTTGCTTATCCTATTCAAAAAAAACAAAGTGGTTGTTATCACTTATTTGAATTTTTGTTTAATTCTGATTTAGTTTCTGATTTAGAATTGAAATTAAGACAGGATGAGCGTGTATTACGTTTTTTAACTATAAAATTAAATAAATATGGAATAGAATATGCTGAAAGGAGAAGAAAAAAATTCTTAAAAAAAGATGAAGAATTATGA
- the rplI gene encoding 50S ribosomal protein L9 gives MKIILKKDVENLGFQYDELDVKPGYARNYLIPKGYAVLALPGIIKNTHEILKQRSKKESFLIEKSKEIEEKLKKLTIKIPVKVGKGGKLFGSINNQYLMKVLNEKGISIDKKFIRIPGNKIIKTIGKYQASIRLHRQRELTLNFEVFSSSSQESII, from the coding sequence ATGAAAATTATTCTCAAAAAAGATGTAGAAAATTTAGGTTTTCAATATGATGAATTAGATGTAAAACCTGGTTATGCCAGAAACTATCTAATTCCTAAAGGATATGCTGTTTTAGCGTTACCTGGAATTATAAAAAATACTCATGAAATATTGAAACAACGTTCTAAAAAAGAAAGTTTTTTAATTGAAAAATCGAAAGAAATAGAAGAGAAACTAAAAAAATTAACTATTAAAATACCAGTTAAAGTAGGTAAAGGAGGAAAACTTTTCGGGTCAATTAATAATCAGTATCTGATGAAAGTTTTGAATGAAAAAGGAATCTCTATAGATAAAAAATTTATTAGAATCCCTGGAAATAAAATTATTAAAACAATAGGAAAATATCAGGCAAGTATTCGTTTACATCGTCAACGCGAGTTGACGTTAAATTTTGAAGTATTCTCATCTTCTTCCCAGGAAAGTATCATATAA
- the gltX gene encoding glutamate--tRNA ligase, which produces MSLHSVRVRFAPSPTGPLHLGGIRTALYNYLFAKKYGGTFILRIEDTDRKRFVENSESYILETLKWCHIEPDEGVGYGGPFYPYYQSKRSNIYRIYINKLLKKGYAYYAFDTNQDIDKKIKEWNHRGLVFSYNYKNRMNMNNSLTMTKEQLHDNLQSCSYVIRFKIEPGEKLKMYDIIRGNIIVNTDHLDDKILLKSDGVATYHLANTIDDHIMKITHVIRGEEWIPSMSLHLLLYRALGWTPPHFAHLPLILKKNGKGKISKRNTDSSNFPIYPIQWKIPQKKIIIPGYRELGYFPEAFVNMLALLGWNPGGKREIFSLRELINLFSLERITKSSVYFDIKKANWFNKKHLNEKEEEIFSFLFKEIKTRSILCQKDYLWKVIHLTMDRIYFVHEIWEHSFYFFISPRFYEDNFFKKICHDNTIIQLENAKILLYDMNQFTSVYLRLLFQKIKNKHQIMQLLRLALVGSLKGIDLFIILEMLGKEESIRRIQKLINQIKEKI; this is translated from the coding sequence ATGTCACTACATTCTGTTAGAGTACGTTTTGCTCCTAGTCCAACAGGGCCACTTCATTTAGGTGGAATCAGAACAGCATTATATAACTATCTTTTTGCTAAAAAATATGGAGGGACATTTATTCTTAGAATAGAAGATACTGATAGAAAAAGATTTGTTGAGAATTCTGAATCATATATTTTGGAAACATTAAAATGGTGCCACATAGAACCTGATGAAGGGGTTGGGTATGGGGGGCCTTTTTATCCTTATTATCAATCTAAAAGAAGTAATATTTATCGTATATATATCAATAAATTACTAAAAAAAGGATACGCTTATTATGCATTTGACACGAATCAAGATATTGATAAAAAAATAAAAGAATGGAATCATCGTGGTTTAGTTTTTTCTTATAATTATAAAAACAGAATGAATATGAATAATTCTTTAACTATGACGAAAGAGCAATTACATGATAACCTGCAATCTTGTTCTTATGTGATTCGATTTAAAATAGAACCTGGAGAAAAATTAAAAATGTATGATATCATACGTGGGAATATAATTGTGAATACAGATCACTTAGACGATAAAATTTTATTAAAATCGGATGGAGTAGCTACTTATCATTTAGCTAATACAATAGATGATCATATAATGAAAATTACTCATGTAATCAGAGGAGAAGAATGGATCCCATCTATGTCTTTGCATTTATTGTTATATCGGGCTTTGGGTTGGACTCCTCCTCATTTTGCACATTTACCTTTAATTTTGAAAAAGAATGGAAAAGGAAAAATTAGTAAAAGAAATACAGATAGTTCAAATTTTCCTATATATCCTATACAATGGAAAATTCCCCAAAAAAAAATTATTATACCAGGATATAGGGAATTAGGTTATTTTCCAGAAGCATTTGTGAATATGTTAGCTTTATTAGGATGGAATCCTGGAGGAAAAAGGGAAATTTTCTCTTTACGAGAATTAATCAATTTATTTTCTTTAGAAAGAATAACTAAATCTAGTGTTTATTTTGATATTAAAAAAGCAAATTGGTTCAATAAAAAACATTTAAATGAAAAAGAAGAAGAAATATTTTCATTTCTTTTCAAAGAAATCAAAACACGTTCTATTTTATGTCAAAAAGATTATTTATGGAAAGTAATTCATTTAACAATGGATAGGATTTATTTTGTTCATGAAATATGGGAACATTCTTTTTATTTTTTTATTTCTCCTCGTTTTTATGAAGATAATTTTTTCAAAAAAATTTGTCATGACAATACCATTATTCAATTGGAAAATGCAAAAATACTATTATATGATATGAATCAATTTACGTCTGTATATTTGAGATTGTTGTTTCAAAAAATAAAAAATAAACATCAAATCATGCAATTACTTCGTTTAGCTTTAGTGGGGTCTCTAAAAGGAATTGATCTTTTCATAATTTTAGAAATGCTAGGAAAAGAGGAAAGTATAAGACGTATTCAAAAATTGATCAATCAAATAAAAGAAAAAATTTAG
- a CDS encoding Nramp family divalent metal transporter, protein MQKKKYSIGWRNENKHPSLSEVFSSVSVPQQKGIWKKLFAFTGPGLLIAVGYMDPGNWATDIAGGAKFGYMLLSVIFISNFFAIILQHLALKLGIVCERDLAQACRDHYSHFISFILWILCEIAIAACDLAEIIGSVLALKLLLGIPITWGVLITAIDVLIILFFQYKGFRYIESVVAVLIFTILICFSFEIISSKPEIFPILKGIVPDPEIMKNSHSFYISIGILGATVMPHNLYLHSSIIQTRDYPRTIEGKKMAIKYATIDSTLSLSLAFFINAAILIISAATFHKAGHTEVADIMDAHKLLTPILGSSLAGVFFALALLASGQNSTLTGTLAGQIVMEGFLNIKLKPWIRRLITRLMAIVPAMIVSIVYGEKGTTELLIISQIILSIQLSFAIIPLVNFTGDSEKMGPFVNGLILKISSWLIAIIIVLLNLFLLYDTFLGRR, encoded by the coding sequence ATGCAAAAGAAAAAATATTCTATAGGATGGAGGAATGAAAACAAGCACCCTTCTCTTTCGGAAGTTTTTTCTTCCGTTTCTGTTCCTCAACAGAAAGGAATATGGAAAAAACTTTTTGCTTTTACTGGTCCAGGATTATTAATTGCTGTAGGATATATGGATCCAGGAAATTGGGCTACAGATATTGCTGGAGGTGCTAAATTTGGTTATATGCTTTTATCCGTTATTTTTATATCCAATTTTTTTGCCATTATTTTGCAACATTTAGCTTTAAAATTAGGAATTGTTTGTGAGAGAGATTTAGCACAAGCTTGTAGAGATCATTATTCTCACTTTATTAGTTTTATTTTATGGATTTTATGTGAAATCGCTATTGCAGCTTGTGATTTAGCTGAAATCATTGGTTCTGTATTAGCCTTAAAATTACTTTTAGGTATTCCTATTACATGGGGGGTATTAATTACAGCTATAGACGTTTTAATTATTCTATTCTTCCAATATAAAGGGTTTAGATACATTGAAAGTGTAGTAGCTGTTTTAATTTTTACAATTCTAATTTGTTTTAGTTTTGAAATTATTAGTTCAAAACCTGAAATTTTTCCCATCCTAAAAGGAATTGTTCCTGACCCTGAAATTATGAAAAATTCGCATTCTTTTTATATATCTATAGGAATATTAGGAGCCACGGTAATGCCTCACAATCTTTATCTTCACTCAAGCATCATACAAACCAGAGATTATCCACGTACTATTGAAGGAAAAAAAATGGCAATAAAATATGCGACCATAGACAGTACTTTATCTTTATCCTTAGCATTTTTTATCAATGCAGCTATATTAATTATATCTGCAGCCACTTTTCATAAAGCTGGACACACAGAAGTTGCAGATATTATGGATGCACATAAACTTTTAACTCCTATCCTAGGGTCTAGCTTAGCTGGAGTTTTTTTTGCATTGGCTTTACTAGCATCAGGACAAAATTCAACATTAACTGGAACTTTAGCTGGACAAATAGTTATGGAAGGATTTCTGAATATAAAATTAAAACCTTGGATTCGAAGATTAATCACAAGACTTATGGCTATTGTTCCAGCTATGATCGTCTCTATTGTTTATGGAGAAAAGGGGACAACTGAATTATTAATAATTAGTCAAATCATTTTATCAATACAACTCAGCTTTGCTATTATACCATTAGTGAATTTTACAGGAGATTCTGAAAAAATGGGACCATTTGTCAATGGTCTAATTTTAAAAATATCATCTTGGTTGATTGCAATTATCATTGTGTTACTCAATTTGTTTTTATTATATGATACTTTCCTGGGAAGAAGATGA
- a CDS encoding prephenate dehydratase has translation MKKIAIQGVKGCFHHAAVSKYFEGCNYKLMECSSFRELVIGVAKSDVDVGVMAIENSIAGTILTNYSLLSEYNLKIVGEVYMPIQHHLMAYPGQNIKDIQEIYSHPMAILQCELFIDAHPDIKISEYSDTAAAAKYISTCKKKGLAAIASENAAKEYDLEILFKNIQTIASNFTRFFIITNSYKEKNDYFNKASLIFKILHTTGSLSHILSLISSLGINMTKIQSIPIIQRPWEYSFYVDIIFNNIKDYEKMKKKIQKIPCLHQLSIMGEYKNGRIRS, from the coding sequence ATGAAAAAAATAGCGATACAAGGAGTGAAGGGGTGTTTTCATCATGCAGCAGTTTCCAAATATTTTGAAGGATGTAATTATAAGTTGATGGAATGCTCTTCTTTTAGAGAATTGGTAATTGGCGTAGCCAAATCTGATGTGGATGTTGGAGTTATGGCTATAGAAAATAGCATAGCGGGAACAATTTTGACAAATTACAGTCTTTTATCTGAATATAATTTAAAAATAGTGGGAGAGGTGTATATGCCAATACAACATCATCTCATGGCTTATCCTGGACAAAATATAAAAGATATTCAGGAAATATATTCTCATCCTATGGCTATTTTACAATGTGAATTATTTATAGATGCACATCCTGATATAAAAATATCAGAATATTCAGATACAGCTGCTGCTGCTAAATATATTTCTACATGCAAAAAAAAAGGTTTAGCTGCAATAGCATCTGAAAATGCAGCTAAAGAATATGATCTTGAGATTCTTTTCAAGAATATACAAACTATTGCTAGTAATTTTACTAGATTTTTTATTATTACAAATTCTTATAAAGAAAAAAATGATTATTTTAACAAAGCTTCATTAATATTTAAAATATTGCACACTACTGGTAGTTTATCTCATATATTGAGTCTGATATCTAGTCTTGGAATTAACATGACGAAAATACAATCCATTCCTATAATACAAAGACCTTGGGAATATTCATTTTATGTGGATATTATATTTAACAATATAAAAGATTATGAAAAAATGAAAAAAAAAATACAAAAAATTCCCTGTCTTCATCAATTGTCTATTATGGGAGAATATAAAAACGGTAGAATTAGATCCTAA